One genomic segment of Polyangiaceae bacterium includes these proteins:
- a CDS encoding TonB family protein, giving the protein MSSPSMCSQRTWGVATEPKRIGAWVLAASLGCHAAIVMQLLRTPLSRAVVGATPMQVRMVDPKSPAPQPEPEVEPAPAEEPPPAKPRPLMEPAQPAAVEPTPQAANVRPDTPDDDPNSAEPERPVDLSGITLTNDKGTAGWAAPRGDGSARSGALRTGTPPRSRRAVAAAETPKQTASKASSVALADLARPPSPPRLESVLQRHYPVSLRERGIGGSAVVRARVDADGRVRSATVTSESEPGFGAACQSTVLGSRWSPPMNKQGNAVATHVRYVCRFRVDG; this is encoded by the coding sequence ATGAGTTCGCCATCAATGTGCAGCCAGCGGACCTGGGGCGTGGCGACTGAGCCCAAGCGAATCGGCGCGTGGGTATTGGCGGCCTCTCTGGGCTGCCACGCCGCGATCGTCATGCAACTGCTGCGGACGCCCCTTTCTCGAGCGGTCGTGGGCGCGACGCCCATGCAGGTGCGCATGGTGGATCCCAAATCCCCGGCGCCACAACCAGAGCCTGAAGTCGAGCCCGCACCCGCGGAGGAACCCCCGCCGGCGAAACCCAGGCCTCTCATGGAGCCGGCACAGCCCGCGGCGGTCGAGCCCACACCGCAGGCTGCGAACGTTCGACCCGACACGCCGGACGACGACCCCAACTCTGCCGAACCCGAGCGGCCGGTGGACTTGTCTGGGATCACCTTGACCAATGACAAGGGCACCGCAGGCTGGGCAGCGCCTCGCGGGGATGGCAGCGCCCGCAGCGGTGCGCTGCGCACAGGGACCCCACCGCGAAGTCGACGGGCGGTGGCTGCAGCCGAAACGCCGAAGCAAACAGCGTCGAAGGCATCCTCCGTTGCGCTCGCGGATCTCGCGAGGCCGCCTTCCCCGCCGCGCCTAGAGAGCGTGCTGCAGCGCCACTACCCTGTGAGTCTGCGCGAACGAGGCATTGGTGGCAGTGCCGTGGTGCGCGCGCGCGTCGACGCCGATGGCCGGGTACGTAGCGCCACCGTAACCAGCGAAAGCGAGCCCGGATTTGGAGCTGCTTGCCAGAGCACGGTGCTGGGCAGCCGCTGGTCACCGCCGATGAACAAGCAGGGGAACGCGGTGGCTACCCACGTGCGCTACGTCTGTCGCTTTCGCGTCGATGGCTGA
- a CDS encoding biopolymer transporter ExbD: MAATREDDDGLIASINVTPLVDVVLVLLVVLMVTASYIAAQTIPLNLPKAASGESTSTSLAISIDARGRLWLEGEATTAAALRTTLRQRGAAGPVRVLVAADADTTHRNVVRVLDLLRQEGIHEFAINVQPADLGRGD; the protein is encoded by the coding sequence GTGGCTGCGACTCGTGAAGACGATGACGGTCTGATTGCGTCGATCAACGTAACGCCCTTGGTGGACGTGGTGTTGGTGTTGCTCGTCGTGCTGATGGTCACGGCCAGCTACATTGCGGCGCAGACGATTCCGCTCAATCTGCCGAAGGCAGCAAGCGGAGAATCGACGTCCACCTCGCTGGCAATCAGCATCGATGCGCGCGGAAGGCTGTGGCTGGAGGGGGAAGCAACGACTGCCGCGGCGCTGCGCACGACCTTGCGCCAGCGCGGGGCGGCGGGGCCGGTCCGCGTACTGGTTGCCGCCGACGCCGACACGACTCATCGCAACGTGGTTCGGGTGCTGGATCTCCTACGGCAGGAAGGCATTCATGAGTTCGCCATCAATGTGCAGCCAGCGGACCTGGGGCGTGGCGACTGA
- a CDS encoding MotA/TolQ/ExbB proton channel family protein, translating into MQIERIASALTAYGTAWVLWLLLGLSVLSLAVILERGIMLWLSRDDVDKLGRELDADLGRGEREVALRRLEASPSFEARIARAALDAQGPNEAEERMVAMSQVVRLNLEQRLSVLGTLGNNAPFIGLLGTVIGVVRAFRALEGGAGQVSAGLMSEIGEALVATAVGLLVALPAVVAFNALTRIIRARVGRGEALSRLVLAHLKATV; encoded by the coding sequence ATGCAGATCGAACGTATTGCGAGTGCTCTGACCGCCTACGGCACCGCGTGGGTATTGTGGCTGCTACTGGGACTGAGCGTGCTCTCCCTCGCCGTGATCTTGGAGCGAGGGATCATGCTTTGGCTCTCTAGAGATGACGTGGACAAGCTGGGCCGGGAACTGGATGCGGACTTGGGTCGCGGCGAGCGAGAGGTGGCTTTGCGGCGCTTGGAGGCCTCGCCCAGCTTCGAAGCGCGCATCGCCCGCGCGGCCCTGGACGCGCAGGGGCCGAACGAGGCGGAGGAGCGGATGGTCGCGATGAGCCAGGTCGTGCGACTGAACTTGGAGCAGAGGCTCTCGGTGCTCGGGACGCTCGGCAACAACGCGCCCTTCATCGGCTTGCTGGGCACCGTGATCGGCGTCGTTCGTGCATTCCGCGCCCTGGAGGGCGGAGCGGGACAGGTGTCGGCAGGGCTGATGAGCGAGATCGGCGAGGCGCTCGTGGCCACGGCAGTGGGACTCTTGGTGGCACTGCCGGCGGTCGTGGCGTTCAATGCCCTCACTCGCATCATTCGCGCACGCGTAGGGCGCGGTGAAGCTCTTTCCCGTCTCGTGCTCGCGCACTTGAAGGCGACGGTGTGA
- a CDS encoding TonB family protein, with translation MRNVLHRVAGMSVSALLILTRPAQAQEVKPPELIHFETAVRPQDASTDAVGVLLQLEIDEKGKVSRATVLESGGAAYDEAAVRAARSFEFAPATRDGTPVAVTLRYRYVFEASKSEAPPAPVAPVRRATPSAVARPTQMAPEAAAVAEDDEPSFGATAVVEAPPRQPLRRSEKAEQLSKVAGVRGDALRAVDIHPGIARNTSGDDSSAPVIRGASQIDSQVFLDGVPVPLLFHFGGITSFFQSRLLDRVELYPGNFSARYGRVSGGVVDARVKWQELDGLHAMVDLSVLDSAALVQAPLGKDASVALAARRSNIDFFFSAFVPEDAYSVVAAPVYWDYQALTQLRLGRDTRLTLMGYGSRDAIELVLSKPDESDPALRDTVGGALQFHHVMAALEGEFDAHVRHHSSLALGRQAIQFRLGPLVQELDAWALYGRSELALDASEELGLEMGLDFVGQLADGRYFGPRPSGFDNANVQESPGLARNILVDRGGFELIQPAFWAELSLRPVRHVLIAPGLRVDYFDNLDAVSVDPRLGVRLSVSDSTTLKGGVGSYSQPPIWYETVPEVGNPKLEPFRAIHFGAGVEQRIGSAVELGVEGFYKRIEDRVVGTQGGRPPFLENAGAGRIWGAEVSAKYAPSARTFAYLAYTLSRSERRDGDGAFYLFANDQTHVLSLVANQSLGAGWELGGRFRYTSGAPRTPVTGAVFDARLGLYRPSYGEPNSERDAAFHQLDVRIEKQWRISDLRLAAYLEVLNAYNATNAAGKRYSYDYSKSEEVSGLPVLPNLGLRGEL, from the coding sequence GTGAGAAACGTGTTGCATCGCGTTGCGGGGATGAGTGTGTCCGCGCTCCTGATCTTGACTCGCCCGGCGCAGGCGCAAGAAGTCAAGCCGCCCGAACTGATTCACTTCGAGACCGCCGTGCGTCCGCAAGACGCCAGCACCGACGCCGTGGGGGTGCTGCTGCAACTCGAGATCGACGAGAAGGGCAAGGTGAGCCGCGCGACGGTGTTGGAAAGCGGTGGTGCAGCCTACGATGAAGCGGCAGTGCGCGCGGCGCGGTCCTTCGAGTTCGCGCCAGCGACCCGAGACGGCACTCCGGTTGCAGTCACGTTGCGCTATCGCTACGTGTTCGAGGCAAGCAAGTCCGAGGCACCTCCCGCGCCGGTCGCTCCGGTGCGTCGGGCCACGCCATCGGCCGTAGCGCGGCCGACGCAGATGGCGCCAGAGGCAGCGGCGGTAGCCGAGGACGACGAGCCGAGCTTCGGCGCCACCGCGGTGGTCGAGGCGCCGCCGCGGCAACCCTTGCGCCGCAGTGAAAAAGCAGAGCAGCTGTCCAAGGTCGCAGGGGTCCGCGGCGACGCCCTGCGCGCCGTCGACATTCACCCCGGAATCGCGCGGAATACTTCGGGCGACGACAGTTCGGCGCCCGTCATTCGCGGCGCGAGTCAGATCGACAGCCAGGTCTTTCTGGACGGCGTGCCGGTGCCGCTCCTGTTCCACTTTGGCGGCATCACCAGCTTCTTTCAGTCCAGGCTGCTCGACCGTGTGGAACTGTACCCAGGCAACTTCTCCGCTCGCTATGGTCGGGTCAGCGGCGGCGTCGTCGACGCGCGAGTGAAGTGGCAAGAGCTGGACGGCTTGCACGCAATGGTGGACCTATCCGTGCTCGACAGCGCGGCGCTGGTGCAAGCGCCACTGGGCAAGGACGCGAGCGTGGCCCTCGCCGCGCGACGCAGCAACATCGACTTCTTCTTCTCGGCATTCGTTCCTGAAGACGCCTACTCCGTCGTCGCCGCGCCCGTGTACTGGGACTACCAGGCGCTGACGCAGTTGCGCTTGGGCCGCGATACTCGGCTCACGTTGATGGGCTACGGCAGTCGAGACGCCATCGAACTCGTGCTCTCGAAGCCCGACGAGAGCGACCCGGCCCTGCGCGACACTGTGGGCGGAGCCCTGCAGTTTCACCACGTGATGGCTGCTCTGGAGGGCGAGTTTGACGCCCACGTGCGGCACCACAGCTCTTTGGCGCTGGGGCGACAGGCCATTCAGTTTCGTCTTGGGCCACTCGTTCAGGAACTCGATGCCTGGGCGTTGTACGGCCGCTCGGAGCTGGCCTTGGACGCGAGTGAAGAGCTGGGACTGGAGATGGGGCTGGATTTCGTCGGGCAGCTGGCCGACGGACGCTACTTCGGCCCTCGCCCGAGCGGCTTTGACAATGCCAATGTGCAGGAATCGCCAGGGCTCGCGCGCAACATCCTGGTGGACCGCGGGGGCTTCGAGCTGATCCAGCCCGCGTTTTGGGCCGAGCTGTCGCTGCGTCCGGTGCGTCATGTGCTCATCGCACCCGGACTTCGGGTCGACTACTTCGACAATCTTGATGCTGTCAGCGTCGACCCACGACTGGGCGTGCGGCTCAGCGTGTCGGACTCCACGACGCTCAAGGGCGGCGTCGGGAGCTACAGCCAGCCGCCCATCTGGTACGAGACGGTGCCCGAGGTCGGCAACCCCAAGCTCGAGCCCTTCCGTGCGATTCACTTCGGTGCGGGTGTGGAACAACGTATTGGATCGGCTGTCGAGTTGGGCGTCGAGGGTTTCTACAAGCGCATCGAAGATCGCGTAGTGGGAACCCAGGGTGGGCGGCCGCCGTTTCTCGAGAACGCGGGCGCCGGACGGATCTGGGGCGCAGAAGTCAGCGCCAAGTATGCGCCGTCGGCAAGGACCTTCGCCTATCTGGCCTACACCTTGTCGCGAAGCGAGCGGCGCGATGGCGACGGCGCGTTCTACTTGTTCGCAAACGATCAGACGCATGTGCTGTCGCTGGTGGCCAACCAATCCCTGGGCGCGGGATGGGAACTCGGGGGCCGCTTTCGCTACACCAGTGGGGCGCCGCGGACGCCCGTGACAGGCGCCGTGTTCGACGCGCGCCTTGGGCTGTATCGACCCAGCTACGGCGAGCCGAACAGCGAACGCGACGCCGCCTTCCACCAATTGGATGTCCGCATCGAAAAGCAATGGCGCATCTCGGACCTGCGCCTGGCCGCCTACCTGGAGGTGCTGAACGCCTACAACGCGACCAACGCTGCGGGGAAGCGCTACAGCTACGACTACAGCAAGAGCGAGGAAGTCAGTGGCCTTCCCGTCCTTCCCAACCTGGGTCTGCGAGGTGAGCTGTGA
- a CDS encoding GMC family oxidoreductase, whose translation MQTAQIQAEATTTEARAGESRPRNRLGPHLERVALALAEAVMPDGHGLPGGSTQTVVRFEHTLYLLGADLTRGVRAALSLIDAATLPSHRRRFSQLPRDERERLVQAWNESSSKQIRWALRVILTPLKAAHFDDDAMFERVGCRRQLDTPRVIEAERWMQAMMDGRKVDEDLELECEVVVIGTGAGGAAVAYELARRGRAVLMVEAGDYHQRTSFEGRAAAAYSRMYVGRGATLALGNIAAPVWAGRTVGGTTTVNSGTCYRAPERTLHRWQARYGLSMLGRAALDPYYDRVEAMLEVAPAERAYLGGSARVIARGAEALGLSHSPLRRNAPSCDGQGVCCFGCPTGAKRSTNVSYVPAALMRGAQLISGADVERVVVRQGRARGIEARLRSGRSLRVKADAVVVAGGALLTPLLLRRSGVLRGHPMLGKNLSIHPATKVLALFDEDIDMSRGIPQSYSIDSLKDDGILCEGASVPMDVAAVGVPWVGSEFMELMSNYAHLASFGLMVQDTSRGEVRAGPRGVPIIRYDLNRHDLERMQRGICLISEVFLRAGARRVLPFVHGDAALQSSRDLERLRQRRLSPGDFEVSAYHPLGTCRLGTDPSRSCLGPDHETHDTEALYVVDGSAVPSSLGVNPQLTIMALALRAGEIIDARLERPRVAFPDLEPETSTGFSFAETMSGTWTRYADDAVLPLAFTIDASSKSLREFAKERVVTIRGTLTAAGLCQQSPAEGTLGMDMPLTGKLPYALEFDGDDGRHYRFEGEKRFDLRAPLFSMTHLPGRIVDDEGHEIGAATVDFDLDRDLLGFLRSFSLTEVRAP comes from the coding sequence ATGCAGACGGCGCAGATCCAGGCAGAAGCGACGACGACCGAAGCGCGGGCCGGCGAGAGTCGACCTCGCAACCGACTCGGCCCCCACCTCGAGCGAGTGGCGCTGGCCCTGGCCGAGGCGGTAATGCCCGACGGCCATGGCCTACCGGGTGGTTCGACGCAAACGGTAGTTCGCTTCGAGCACACACTCTACCTGCTCGGAGCGGACTTGACGCGCGGAGTTCGCGCGGCACTTTCGCTCATCGACGCTGCGACCTTGCCGTCGCACCGACGACGCTTCAGTCAGCTGCCCCGGGACGAGCGAGAGCGGTTGGTTCAAGCGTGGAACGAGAGCTCGTCGAAGCAGATCCGCTGGGCACTGCGCGTGATCCTCACGCCACTCAAGGCCGCGCACTTCGACGATGACGCGATGTTCGAGCGTGTCGGATGCCGGCGACAGCTGGACACACCTCGCGTGATCGAGGCGGAGCGTTGGATGCAGGCCATGATGGATGGCCGCAAGGTGGACGAAGATCTCGAGCTCGAGTGCGAAGTGGTGGTGATCGGGACCGGCGCAGGTGGGGCAGCGGTTGCCTACGAGCTCGCGCGCCGGGGTCGAGCCGTGCTGATGGTGGAGGCAGGCGACTATCACCAACGAACCTCCTTCGAGGGTCGTGCCGCCGCAGCGTATTCGCGCATGTACGTGGGCAGAGGCGCCACCCTCGCCCTCGGCAACATCGCGGCTCCGGTATGGGCGGGGCGCACCGTCGGCGGCACGACGACGGTGAATTCCGGCACCTGTTATCGCGCGCCAGAGCGCACCCTCCATCGCTGGCAGGCACGCTACGGCCTGTCCATGCTGGGACGCGCGGCTCTGGATCCCTACTACGACCGCGTGGAAGCCATGCTCGAGGTGGCGCCAGCCGAACGCGCGTACTTGGGTGGCTCGGCGCGTGTGATCGCGCGCGGCGCCGAGGCGCTTGGCCTGAGCCACAGTCCCCTGCGCCGCAACGCTCCAAGCTGCGACGGTCAGGGTGTGTGTTGCTTTGGCTGCCCCACGGGCGCCAAGCGCAGCACCAACGTCAGCTACGTCCCGGCCGCACTCATGCGCGGCGCTCAGTTGATCAGCGGCGCCGACGTCGAACGTGTGGTGGTGCGCCAGGGCCGCGCTCGCGGCATCGAAGCGCGCTTGCGCTCGGGTCGCTCTCTGCGCGTCAAGGCCGATGCCGTCGTCGTCGCAGGGGGCGCACTGCTCACGCCATTGCTGTTGCGGCGCAGCGGTGTGTTGCGTGGTCATCCGATGCTGGGCAAAAACCTGTCCATTCATCCCGCTACGAAGGTGCTTGCTCTCTTTGACGAGGACATCGACATGTCGCGTGGCATCCCTCAGAGCTACTCGATTGACAGCCTGAAGGACGACGGCATTCTGTGCGAAGGCGCTTCGGTACCGATGGACGTCGCAGCGGTGGGCGTGCCCTGGGTCGGAAGCGAGTTCATGGAGCTGATGTCGAACTACGCGCACCTGGCCAGCTTCGGACTGATGGTTCAAGACACCAGCCGTGGCGAAGTGAGAGCGGGCCCCCGGGGCGTACCCATCATTCGCTACGACCTGAATCGGCACGACCTGGAGCGCATGCAGCGCGGGATCTGCCTCATTTCCGAGGTCTTCTTGCGGGCCGGCGCCCGGCGCGTGTTGCCCTTCGTCCATGGCGACGCTGCGCTGCAGAGCTCCAGGGATCTCGAACGGCTACGTCAGCGCCGGCTGTCACCTGGTGACTTCGAAGTCAGCGCGTACCACCCCCTGGGCACGTGTCGACTCGGTACCGACCCGAGCCGCAGTTGTCTTGGGCCGGATCACGAGACCCACGACACGGAGGCGCTCTACGTCGTCGATGGCAGTGCGGTACCTTCGAGTCTCGGAGTCAACCCGCAGCTCACGATCATGGCGCTGGCGCTTCGTGCCGGTGAGATCATCGACGCGCGCTTGGAGCGCCCGCGCGTGGCCTTCCCCGACCTCGAGCCCGAGACTTCCACTGGGTTTTCCTTCGCGGAAACCATGAGCGGGACCTGGACCCGCTATGCAGACGACGCGGTGCTGCCGCTAGCCTTCACCATCGACGCGAGCTCCAAGAGCCTCCGCGAGTTCGCGAAGGAGCGCGTCGTGACGATCCGCGGCACGCTGACCGCCGCGGGGCTGTGTCAGCAGAGCCCTGCCGAAGGCACCTTGGGCATGGACATGCCACTCACCGGCAAGCTGCCCTACGCCTTGGAGTTCGACGGAGATGATGGACGTCACTACCGCTTCGAGGGTGAGAAGCGCTTCGACCTGCGTGCTCCGCTCTTCTCGATGACGCACCTGCCCGGCCGCATCGTCGACGACGAAGGGCACGAAATCGGCGCGGCCACGGTGGATTTCGACCTAGACCGAGACTTGCTAGGGTTCCTGCGTTCCTTCTCCCTGACAGAGGTCCGCGCCCCATGA
- a CDS encoding tocopherol cyclase family protein has translation MTTTTPSAPDPSNRYAVMRDWNGVRFDGSQAGHVESYFMKLNDPEERHALWLKATILKKHGTNPVAEAWAIAFERNKPPVGVKREIPFEAASFAADRFEVTVADLHMQRGQTAGSIEHLGRRIEWDLKFTTEAAALVPFPHLKMYEGKLPSSKLVTPHPDSRFSGSFAVDGERTTVESWRGMQGHNWGRGHAELYAWAHCNQWHETDDLVVEGLTGRVRVGPLLAPPLTLMCVRHRGVRFDLNAAKALLKNRGEITPRSWRFRAQGPRASVEGEFFAATDDFGGLYYENPDGAMTHCLNSKIAEGRLRLELAGRAPLIVTTRSAALEIGTRDPSHGVRMLI, from the coding sequence ATGACTACGACGACCCCATCGGCCCCGGATCCGAGCAATCGCTACGCGGTGATGCGCGACTGGAACGGCGTGCGTTTCGACGGCTCCCAGGCCGGACACGTCGAGAGCTACTTCATGAAGCTCAACGATCCCGAGGAGCGGCACGCGCTCTGGCTGAAGGCCACCATCCTGAAGAAGCACGGCACAAACCCCGTCGCCGAAGCATGGGCGATCGCCTTCGAACGAAACAAGCCCCCCGTAGGCGTCAAGCGTGAGATCCCTTTCGAGGCCGCCAGCTTCGCAGCCGATCGCTTCGAGGTGACCGTCGCCGACTTGCACATGCAGCGCGGGCAGACGGCCGGAAGTATCGAACACCTGGGTCGTCGCATCGAGTGGGACTTGAAGTTCACCACCGAAGCCGCGGCGCTCGTGCCCTTTCCACACCTGAAGATGTACGAGGGCAAGCTACCGAGCAGCAAGCTGGTGACCCCCCACCCCGACTCGCGCTTCAGCGGTTCTTTTGCGGTCGATGGTGAGCGCACTACCGTCGAGTCTTGGCGCGGCATGCAAGGCCACAATTGGGGTCGCGGGCACGCCGAGCTGTACGCCTGGGCACACTGCAACCAGTGGCATGAAACTGACGACCTGGTCGTCGAAGGCCTGACCGGCCGCGTGCGAGTCGGCCCGCTGCTCGCCCCGCCCCTCACGCTGATGTGTGTTCGGCACCGCGGCGTGCGGTTCGATCTCAACGCCGCGAAGGCGCTGCTCAAGAACCGAGGCGAAATCACGCCTCGCAGCTGGCGCTTTCGAGCACAGGGCCCGCGTGCAAGCGTCGAAGGCGAGTTCTTCGCTGCCACGGACGACTTCGGCGGCCTCTACTACGAGAACCCCGATGGCGCGATGACCCACTGCCTCAACTCCAAGATCGCCGAGGGGCGCTTGCGTCTGGAGTTGGCGGGGCGGGCGCCATTGATTGTCACCACCCGCTCCGCGGCGCTGGAAATCGGCACCCGTGACCCGAGTCACGGCGTCCGCATGCTGATCTAG
- a CDS encoding IgGFc-binding protein, producing MRSIRRGFVAFGALGLLWACGSSGSSGGSADAGNDAAGSAGTGAAGTSGSGGGAGASGGGGSAGASGAGGIGGVAGGSGASGADGGGTDGGGTDGGSDGGLCTPSALLCVGNDVHSCNSDGLGTTLVTACNASKGEVCAQGSCLSPCALAAQQRSTTGCEFWAVDLDQQDAFNDPASAPLAVTLSNPGLLDAVVTVEINTAPVGSAPVVSSFKQLTVKAGATETVSLGSREVDCGTKANDYAAPGTCLSSNGFRITSTQPIAAHQFNPLAPTYSNDGSLLLPLHLLGTGHRILGWGPGHPIPQSVPGIGTIVDRAFITVVGTAAGTKVKVKPSFRLRGNPPIAATAAGTELNVTLGAFDVLNLESDDAALADPEATRGDLSGSWVESDKPVAVFSGVESAQVPGTLNVPTPPGWVDDTCCLDHIETQIPAVTSLGTDYVISRSPVRAASPFLEADVLRFVGGQDAAQVSTNLPTPFDSFTLQPGEVKTTWTQGHVTVSATKPIAVGQLLVSAGLAGSNKIGDPALTQFPAVTQFANDFLVPAPSGWTSSWLVITHPEGATLTLDGGPLTACTTQAGGTVKGIKYQVRTCSTSASVSGAHRVKSDKPVGVVAYGYDDTAAYAIVAGARL from the coding sequence ATGAGATCCATTCGTCGCGGCTTCGTCGCCTTTGGTGCGCTGGGGTTGCTTTGGGCATGCGGTTCTTCGGGATCCAGCGGAGGCTCGGCGGACGCTGGAAACGATGCGGCCGGAAGCGCGGGCACGGGCGCCGCAGGCACGAGCGGTTCCGGTGGCGGTGCGGGCGCGAGCGGCGGCGGAGGCAGCGCCGGTGCAAGTGGAGCGGGCGGAATCGGCGGGGTCGCCGGCGGATCGGGCGCGAGCGGGGCCGATGGTGGCGGGACGGATGGCGGCGGGACCGACGGCGGCAGCGATGGCGGCCTCTGCACCCCGAGCGCGTTGCTCTGTGTCGGCAACGACGTGCACAGCTGCAACTCCGATGGCCTCGGCACCACGCTCGTCACCGCGTGCAACGCGAGCAAGGGAGAAGTCTGCGCCCAGGGCAGCTGTCTGTCGCCCTGCGCCTTGGCCGCCCAGCAGCGCTCCACGACGGGCTGCGAGTTCTGGGCGGTCGACTTGGACCAACAGGACGCCTTCAACGATCCCGCCAGCGCCCCCCTCGCCGTCACGCTGAGCAATCCTGGCCTTCTCGACGCCGTCGTCACCGTGGAGATCAACACGGCGCCCGTGGGCAGCGCCCCCGTAGTGTCGTCGTTCAAACAGCTGACGGTCAAAGCGGGCGCCACGGAAACGGTCAGCCTCGGAAGTCGCGAAGTCGATTGTGGCACGAAGGCGAACGACTACGCCGCTCCGGGCACGTGCCTATCCTCGAATGGGTTCCGCATCACGTCGACGCAGCCCATCGCCGCTCACCAGTTCAATCCCCTCGCTCCCACCTATTCGAATGACGGGTCGCTGCTGTTGCCCCTGCACCTGCTGGGCACGGGCCATCGCATTCTGGGTTGGGGTCCCGGCCATCCGATTCCACAGAGCGTTCCCGGCATCGGCACCATCGTGGATCGTGCGTTCATCACCGTCGTGGGCACCGCGGCCGGCACCAAGGTGAAGGTCAAGCCCAGCTTTCGCTTACGCGGCAATCCACCCATCGCGGCAACCGCGGCCGGGACCGAACTCAACGTGACCCTCGGCGCCTTCGACGTGCTCAACCTGGAAAGCGACGACGCGGCCCTCGCGGATCCCGAAGCAACCCGAGGCGACCTGAGCGGCAGCTGGGTGGAAAGTGACAAGCCCGTCGCTGTGTTCAGCGGCGTCGAGAGCGCGCAGGTACCCGGCACGCTGAACGTGCCGACACCGCCCGGTTGGGTCGACGACACCTGTTGCCTCGACCACATCGAAACGCAAATCCCAGCGGTCACCAGTTTGGGAACGGACTACGTGATTTCGCGCAGCCCGGTTCGAGCCGCGTCGCCCTTCCTGGAGGCAGACGTGCTTCGCTTCGTCGGTGGCCAGGACGCGGCCCAGGTCAGCACCAACCTGCCAACTCCTTTCGACTCCTTCACGCTGCAGCCTGGGGAAGTGAAGACCACCTGGACTCAGGGGCACGTGACGGTGAGCGCGACGAAACCCATTGCCGTCGGCCAGCTCCTGGTGAGCGCGGGCCTGGCAGGCTCGAACAAGATCGGAGATCCTGCTCTGACTCAGTTCCCAGCCGTCACCCAGTTCGCGAACGACTTCCTGGTTCCCGCCCCCAGTGGTTGGACGAGTAGCTGGCTGGTGATCACTCATCCCGAGGGCGCCACTCTGACCCTGGACGGCGGACCGCTCACGGCGTGCACGACGCAAGCGGGCGGGACCGTCAAAGGCATCAAGTACCAAGTACGCACCTGCTCCACCTCCGCGTCCGTCAGCGGAGCGCATCGCGTGAAGAGCGACAAGCCCGTGGGTGTCGTGGCCTACGGCTACGATGACACCGCCGCCTACGCCATCGTGGCCGGCGCCAGGCTGTAG
- the fbaA gene encoding class II fructose-bisphosphate aldolase: MTAASKIRPGVVTGKALSDLYARCKELECALPAVNVVGSHGVNAALAAAREAKAPVIVQLSQGGAQFYGGKFLDNSAQEASIAGSIAAAHHVRVMAEYYGVPVVLHTDHCAKKLMPWVEGLIKAGEEYYEKHGAPLYSSHMLDLSEEPLEENIKICEGVLSRLSKIDMQLEMELGVTGGEEDGVDNSAVDNARLYTQPSEVLQAFDRLSKVGAFSIAASFGNTHGVYKPGNVVLRPVILKNSQELIAKERKTADAKPVNFVFHGGSGSSQEEIREAVSYGVIKMNIDTDTQWAFTHPIRKYMEDKSAYLQSQIGNPDGPDKPNKKQIDPRAWLHLGEKEMCARLITAFKDLNSFGKFG, encoded by the coding sequence ATGACTGCTGCATCCAAGATCCGTCCCGGTGTCGTCACAGGCAAAGCTCTCAGCGACCTGTACGCTCGCTGCAAAGAACTCGAGTGTGCTCTGCCCGCTGTCAACGTGGTGGGCAGCCACGGCGTCAACGCCGCACTGGCCGCCGCGCGTGAGGCCAAGGCTCCCGTCATCGTTCAGCTCTCCCAGGGTGGAGCGCAGTTCTACGGTGGGAAGTTCCTGGACAACTCCGCACAGGAGGCGAGCATCGCAGGATCCATCGCCGCCGCTCACCACGTTCGGGTGATGGCCGAGTACTACGGTGTGCCCGTGGTGCTGCACACGGACCACTGCGCCAAGAAGCTCATGCCCTGGGTCGAGGGGCTGATCAAGGCGGGTGAGGAATACTACGAGAAGCATGGCGCGCCGCTCTATAGCTCGCACATGCTGGATCTGTCCGAGGAGCCCCTCGAAGAGAACATCAAGATCTGCGAAGGCGTCTTGAGCCGTCTGTCGAAGATCGACATGCAGTTGGAGATGGAGCTCGGTGTGACCGGCGGCGAGGAAGATGGCGTGGACAACAGCGCCGTGGACAACGCGCGGCTCTACACGCAGCCGTCAGAGGTGTTGCAGGCCTTCGATCGGCTGAGCAAGGTTGGCGCATTCTCCATCGCGGCCAGCTTCGGCAACACCCACGGCGTGTACAAGCCCGGCAACGTGGTGCTCAGGCCGGTGATCTTGAAGAACAGCCAGGAGCTGATCGCGAAGGAGCGCAAGACCGCGGACGCCAAACCCGTGAACTTCGTGTTCCACGGCGGCTCGGGCAGCAGTCAGGAAGAAATCCGCGAGGCTGTGAGCTACGGCGTGATCAAGATGAACATCGACACGGACACGCAGTGGGCCTTCACGCACCCCATTCGCAAGTACATGGAAGACAAGTCCGCCTACCTGCAGAGTCAGATCGGCAACCCCGACGGGCCCGACAAGCCCAACAAGAAGCAAATCGATCCGCGCGCTTGGCTACATCTCGGCGAAAAGGAGATGTGCGCGCGGCTGATCACGGCGTTCAAGGACCTGAACAGCTTCGGCAAGTTCGGCTGA